In Bombus vancouverensis nearcticus chromosome 1, iyBomVanc1_principal, whole genome shotgun sequence, a single genomic region encodes these proteins:
- the twz gene encoding BTB/POZ domain-containing protein twz isoform X2 — protein sequence MFPSAQIKMRLLSPSSSPATSPTMSNSSSPTPPTPAAPAYNQKMTGIPCVAAASRYTAPVHIDVGGTIYTSSLETLTKYPESRLAKLFNGSIPIVLDSLKQHYFIDRDGGMFRHILNFMRNSRLLIPDNFADLDLLLEEARYFDIAPMCRQLEQMKKERIKNGSTTTTTMSSSSPSPPPTNQLGNRGTGCTTLPCNRDSDKIRANEGNCNFECVALHVSPDLGERVMLSGGRALLDEVFPETTQAVIDARSGVAWHQQDARHVIRFPLNGYCKLNSVQAITRLLNAGFRVVASNGGGVEGQQFSEYLFVRQAINT from the exons ATGTTCCCTAGCGCTCAAATTAAAATGAG ATTGCTGTCGCCAAGCAGTTCGCCGGCCACGTCGCCCACAATGTCGAATTCTTCGTCGCCGACGCCACCGACACCGGCTGCACCAGCTTATAACCAGAAGATGACCGGAATACCCTGCGTGGCCGCCGCTTCCAGATACACGGCGCCGGTACACATCGACGTAGGTGGCACGATATACACGTCCTCGCTCGAAACTCTCACCAA GTATCCCGAGTCAAGACTAGCAAAATTATTCAACGGCAGCATCCCCATCGTACTGGACTCCCTGAAGCAACATTACTTCATCGACAGGGATGGCGGCATGTTCAGACATATCCTAAATTTCATGAGAAACTCCCGTCTACTAATACCAGACAATTTCGCCGATCTGGATCTGCTTTTAGAAGAAGCACGATACTTCGATATTGCGC CTATGTGCAGGCAGCTGGAGCAAATGAAAAAGGAGCGTATAAAAAACGGTTCCACGACGACCACCACGATGTCTTCTTCGTCCCCGAGTCCACCGCCAACCAATCAACTAGGCAACCGTGGCACAGGATGCACAACGCTACCGTGTAACCGAGACTCTGACAAAATCCGCGCCAACGAAGGGAATTGTAACTTCGAGTGCGTGGCCCTTCACGTCAGCCCAGATCTGGGGGAACGAGTTATGCTGTCTGGCGGTCGCGCGTTACTGGACGAGGTGTTTCCGGAAACGACCCAGGCGGTAATCGACGCTCGATCTGGCGTTGCTTGGCACCAACAGGACGCTCGTCACGTTATCAGGTTCCCATTGAATGGTTACTGCAAACTGAACTCCGTGCAAGCCATCACCAGGCTTTTGAACGCGGGATTCCGCGTGGTAGCTAGCAATGGTGGCGGCGTGGAAGGACAACAATTCTCGGAGTA
- the twz gene encoding BTB/POZ domain-containing protein twz isoform X1, with protein sequence MFPSAQIKMSIFLRLLSPSSSPATSPTMSNSSSPTPPTPAAPAYNQKMTGIPCVAAASRYTAPVHIDVGGTIYTSSLETLTKYPESRLAKLFNGSIPIVLDSLKQHYFIDRDGGMFRHILNFMRNSRLLIPDNFADLDLLLEEARYFDIAPMCRQLEQMKKERIKNGSTTTTTMSSSSPSPPPTNQLGNRGTGCTTLPCNRDSDKIRANEGNCNFECVALHVSPDLGERVMLSGGRALLDEVFPETTQAVIDARSGVAWHQQDARHVIRFPLNGYCKLNSVQAITRLLNAGFRVVASNGGGVEGQQFSEYLFVRQAINT encoded by the exons ATGTTCCCTAGCGCTCAAATTAAAATGAG TATCTTTCTCAGATTGCTGTCGCCAAGCAGTTCGCCGGCCACGTCGCCCACAATGTCGAATTCTTCGTCGCCGACGCCACCGACACCGGCTGCACCAGCTTATAACCAGAAGATGACCGGAATACCCTGCGTGGCCGCCGCTTCCAGATACACGGCGCCGGTACACATCGACGTAGGTGGCACGATATACACGTCCTCGCTCGAAACTCTCACCAA GTATCCCGAGTCAAGACTAGCAAAATTATTCAACGGCAGCATCCCCATCGTACTGGACTCCCTGAAGCAACATTACTTCATCGACAGGGATGGCGGCATGTTCAGACATATCCTAAATTTCATGAGAAACTCCCGTCTACTAATACCAGACAATTTCGCCGATCTGGATCTGCTTTTAGAAGAAGCACGATACTTCGATATTGCGC CTATGTGCAGGCAGCTGGAGCAAATGAAAAAGGAGCGTATAAAAAACGGTTCCACGACGACCACCACGATGTCTTCTTCGTCCCCGAGTCCACCGCCAACCAATCAACTAGGCAACCGTGGCACAGGATGCACAACGCTACCGTGTAACCGAGACTCTGACAAAATCCGCGCCAACGAAGGGAATTGTAACTTCGAGTGCGTGGCCCTTCACGTCAGCCCAGATCTGGGGGAACGAGTTATGCTGTCTGGCGGTCGCGCGTTACTGGACGAGGTGTTTCCGGAAACGACCCAGGCGGTAATCGACGCTCGATCTGGCGTTGCTTGGCACCAACAGGACGCTCGTCACGTTATCAGGTTCCCATTGAATGGTTACTGCAAACTGAACTCCGTGCAAGCCATCACCAGGCTTTTGAACGCGGGATTCCGCGTGGTAGCTAGCAATGGTGGCGGCGTGGAAGGACAACAATTCTCGGAGTA